A stretch of Henckelia pumila isolate YLH828 chromosome 4, ASM3356847v2, whole genome shotgun sequence DNA encodes these proteins:
- the LOC140859878 gene encoding probable WRKY transcription factor 31, giving the protein MDKGWGLALDKSDQVGFFGSKSIFGFNLSPRLSNKNKGLIMFPVNSSGKEENEPVLPTGTQQKVVLGEVDFFSEKTKPVNDINATIKKEVPHVQANTRRESDVNTGLQLVTINTGSDQSTIDDGVCSDRADDKRAKNELAQLQVELERMNAENMRLRGMLTQVSNNYTAMQMHLVTLMQQQQISRTDSTQEHEIVDRKSTEEKEEENGRVPRQFLGLTPANQMVEEQSNSSSEERTVSGSPNNNNNNMELSRNKRIGREGSMESEGWGPNKNPKLNPVKPAEQSTEATMRKARVSVRARSEAPMISDGCQWRKYGQKMAKGNPCPRAYYRCTMAVGCPVRKQVQRCAEDRTILITTYEGTHNHPLPPAAMAMASTTSAAANMLLSGSMPSADGLMNPNYLARTILPCSSNMATISASAPFPTITLDLTQNPNPLQFERPSPHFQLPFPMPPQNFAPVPNPSAIPQVYGQVLYNQSKFSGLQMSRDHINEATAQLTGSTSQHPQLQLQHPQQQQPSFADTLSAATAAITTDPNFMASLAAAITSIMGGSHPPNNTSATPDNNVNKGNINKTSGSFHGN; this is encoded by the exons ATGGACAAAGGATGGGGACTTGCCCTTGATAAATCCGATCAAGTTGGTTTTTTTGGGAGCAAATCGATTTTTGGATTTAACCTGAGTCCGAGGTTGTCAAACAAGAACAAGGGATTGATTATGTTTCCGGTGAATTCGAGTGGGAAAGAAGAGAATGAACCAGTATTGCCCACCGGCACCCAACAGAAAGTGGTCTTAGGTGAAGTAGACTTCTTCTCGGAGAAAACTAAGCCTGTTAATGATATAAACGCTACAATCAAGAAGGAAGTTCCACACGTTCAAGCTAATACTCGCAGGGAATCTGATGTAAAC ACTGGTTTGCAACTTGTGACCATAAACACTGGAAGTGACCAATCAACAATAGATGATGGTGTATGTTCCGATCGTGCTGACGATAAGCGAGCCAAGAATGAG CTAGCACAACTTCAAGTTGAACTTGAAAGAATGAACGCTGAAAATATGAGGCTAAGAGGGATGCTTACTCAAGTGAGCAACAACTACACAGCAATGCAGATGCATCTCGTGACTTTGATGCAGCAGCAACAGATTTCAAGAACCGATAGTACGCAAGAACACGAG ATTGTCGACAGGAAAAGTACtgaagaaaaagaagaggaaaatggaagagttccaagacaGTTCTTGGGCTTAACCCCAGCTAATCAGATGGTGGAGGAACAATCCAACTCATCATCAGAAGAAAGAACTGTTTCAGGATcccctaacaacaacaacaacaacatggAATTATCGAGGAACAAGAGGATTGGTCGGGAAGGGAGCATGGAATCTGAAGGATGGGGTCCTAACAAGAATCCAAAATTGAATCCTGTTAAGCCCGCCGAGCAATCTACGGAGGCCACCATGCGTAAAGCTCGTGTTTCAGTTCGAGCACGATCAGAAGCTCCCATG ATTTCGGATGGATGCCAATGGAGGAAATACGGACAAAAGATGGCCAAAGGGAACCCATGTCCCCGAGCTTATTATCGGTGCACGATGGCAGTCGGTTGTCCAGTGCGCAAACAA GTTCAAAGATGTGCCGAGGACCGAACAATCTTGATCACGACCTACGAAGGAACGCACAACCACCCGCTACCTCCGGCCGCCATGGCCATGGCTTCCACCACCTCCGCCGCCGCGAACATGCTCCTTTCAGGGTCTATGCCCAGTGCCGATGGTTTGATGAATCCCAATTACTTGGCAAGAACAATTCTCCCATGTTCATCCAACATGGCTACAATCTCAGCTTCTGCTCCTTTTCCCACGATCACACTCGATCTCACACAAAATCCAAACCCATTACAATTCGAAAGACCATCACCACATTTCCAGCTCCCATTTCCTATGCCCCCACAAAATTTTGCGCCGGTGCCGAATCCATCGGCGATCCCTCAAGTTTATGGCCAAGTCCTCTACAATCAGTCCAAGTTTTCGGGTCTCCAAATGTCCAGGGATCACATTAACGAAGCCACGGCTCAATTAACGGGTTCGACGTCGCAACATCCGCAGCTTCAGCTTCAGCatccgcagcagcagcagcctTCTTTTGCGGACACACTAAGCGCTGCCACGGCTGCTATTACCACCGATCCTAATTTCATGGCCTCCCTTGCCGCCGCAATCACCTCCATTATGGGCGGTTCTCATCCGCCTAACAACACTTCGGCCACCCCCGACAACAATGTAAATAAAGGCAATATCAACAAAACCAGCGGCAGTTTTCATGGgaactag